A window of Auraticoccus monumenti contains these coding sequences:
- a CDS encoding DedA family protein has product MSFFERVVDWVVALMDVIGAPGVGAAILLENVFPPIPSELVLPLAGFAAQQQKFGVVEALVWATAGSLAGAWLLYGLGRAFGAERLARIADRIPLTEAGDVHRAVAWFDRHGAKAIFLGRLVPGVRSLISIPAGIDRMNPLTFTGFTLLGSAIWNTLLIGAGYLLGTRWFLVEEYIGVVSKVVYVILVGLAVFVLWYLIRRQRRAAHAAAGVGQDEDD; this is encoded by the coding sequence ATGAGCTTCTTCGAACGAGTCGTCGACTGGGTCGTCGCCCTGATGGACGTCATCGGGGCGCCCGGGGTGGGCGCAGCCATCCTGCTGGAGAACGTCTTCCCGCCGATCCCGAGCGAGCTGGTGCTGCCGCTGGCCGGGTTCGCCGCCCAGCAGCAGAAGTTCGGGGTGGTGGAGGCGCTCGTCTGGGCCACGGCCGGCTCGCTGGCCGGGGCCTGGCTGCTCTACGGCCTGGGTCGGGCCTTCGGTGCGGAACGGCTGGCGCGCATCGCGGACCGCATCCCGCTCACCGAGGCCGGCGACGTGCACCGCGCCGTGGCCTGGTTCGACCGCCACGGCGCCAAGGCCATCTTCCTCGGCCGGCTGGTCCCGGGAGTGCGCAGCCTGATCTCCATCCCCGCCGGCATCGACCGGATGAACCCGCTGACCTTCACCGGCTTCACGCTGCTCGGCAGCGCCATCTGGAACACGCTCCTGATCGGCGCCGGCTACCTGCTGGGGACCCGCTGGTTCCTGGTCGAGGAGTACATCGGGGTGGTGTCCAAGGTGGTCTACGTGATCCTCGTCGGCCTCGCGGTGTTCGTGCTGTGGTACCTCATCCGGAGGCAGCGCCGCGCCGCGCACGCCGCCGCGGGGGTCGGCCAGGACGAGGACGACTGA
- a CDS encoding glycosyltransferase, whose protein sequence is MKILITADTYPPQINGAARFTERLAEGLARRGHDVHVAAPSLTGRPSRQVVRGVTLHHVRSFRYPLYERFRLGAPWRGAALPLVDELQPDVVHIQAHFTVGRAFAAAASHRGIPVVGTNHVMIDNIFDHLPVPRLARGWVSRTVWRDIGRVYGQASVVTTPTPRAVDLLTEATGLQALAVSCGIDAAPFKDASRRWAAASQAPDHVPTALFVGRLDPEKRVDELLRAFAQLPASLPARLEIIGHGSCRPELDAIAKELQVGSRVVFRGVVTDEELVEAYGRADVFCMPGVAELQSIVTLEAMAAGRPVVAADAMALPHLVEPGRNGWLYTPGDVEELAGHLATLLGDRALRRRMGRESEVIVARHTLEATLERFEEIYDEVTHGRIVRLRPAA, encoded by the coding sequence GTGAAGATCCTGATCACCGCCGACACCTACCCGCCCCAGATCAACGGGGCCGCCCGCTTCACCGAGCGGCTGGCCGAGGGCCTGGCGCGCCGGGGGCACGACGTCCACGTGGCCGCGCCGTCGCTCACCGGCCGTCCCTCCCGGCAGGTCGTGCGTGGCGTCACCCTCCACCACGTCCGCTCCTTCCGCTACCCCCTCTACGAGCGGTTCCGTCTCGGTGCCCCCTGGCGCGGAGCCGCGCTGCCGCTGGTCGACGAGCTCCAGCCCGACGTGGTCCACATCCAGGCCCACTTCACCGTCGGCCGGGCCTTCGCCGCGGCGGCGTCGCACCGCGGCATCCCGGTGGTCGGCACCAACCACGTGATGATCGACAACATCTTCGACCACCTGCCTGTGCCCCGGCTGGCCCGCGGCTGGGTGAGCCGCACGGTCTGGCGCGACATCGGCCGGGTCTACGGCCAGGCCTCGGTGGTGACCACGCCCACCCCGCGGGCGGTCGACCTGCTCACCGAGGCCACCGGCCTGCAGGCGCTGGCGGTCTCCTGCGGGATCGACGCGGCGCCGTTCAAGGACGCCAGCCGACGCTGGGCCGCCGCCTCCCAGGCACCGGACCACGTCCCGACCGCCCTCTTCGTGGGCCGGCTGGACCCCGAGAAGCGGGTGGACGAGCTGCTCCGGGCCTTCGCCCAGCTGCCGGCCTCGCTGCCGGCGCGGCTGGAGATCATCGGGCACGGCTCCTGCCGCCCCGAGCTGGACGCGATCGCCAAGGAGCTGCAGGTGGGCTCGCGGGTCGTGTTCCGCGGGGTGGTGACCGACGAGGAGCTGGTGGAGGCCTACGGCCGGGCGGACGTGTTCTGCATGCCGGGGGTCGCGGAGCTGCAGTCGATCGTCACCCTGGAGGCGATGGCCGCCGGGCGCCCGGTGGTCGCCGCGGACGCGATGGCGCTGCCGCACCTGGTCGAGCCCGGGCGCAACGGCTGGCTCTACACCCCCGGCGACGTCGAGGAGCTGGCCGGGCACCTGGCCACGCTGCTGGGCGACCGGGCGCTGCGCCGCCGGATGGGTCGTGAGAGCGAGGTCATCGTGGCCCGGCACACCCTCGAGGCCACCCTCGAGCGCTTCGAGGAGATCTACGACGAGGTGACGCATGGCAGGATCGTGCGTCTGCGCCCGGCGGCCTGA
- a CDS encoding DMT family protein: protein MTTAAAIGLGLVAAVCFALAAAYQHRAVGRHVDRTADSTQLSARHFWALVRTPRWLAGTGLAGLGAVLHINALRLAPVAVVQPVGVVAVPLSVLLTARRTRTRPPPVVWAGVLATVLGVFGFVLLTARSSRSEVPVLRDILVVSAVLAVICCLLVLAAKHAPGRWPTLLWASAGACAFGLASAYVKALFLLLGARTPLTSPAVWGTGCVMLAAYVLGAWMVQHGYLAGSPEVVVGALTVTDPVVAVLIGLVLLGEGGFGLPTALGMILCAVLAVAGVVALSTHHPQVTAPVPDITHPPAPSHPSSNRSVS, encoded by the coding sequence ATGACGACCGCAGCGGCCATCGGTCTCGGTCTCGTCGCGGCCGTCTGCTTCGCCCTCGCCGCCGCCTACCAGCACCGCGCCGTCGGCCGTCACGTGGACCGGACCGCCGACAGCACCCAGCTCAGCGCCCGGCACTTCTGGGCCCTGGTCCGCACCCCCCGCTGGCTGGCCGGCACGGGGCTCGCCGGCCTCGGGGCCGTCCTGCACATCAACGCCCTCCGGCTCGCACCGGTCGCGGTGGTGCAGCCGGTCGGCGTGGTGGCGGTGCCGCTGAGCGTCCTGCTCACCGCCCGCCGCACCCGCACCCGTCCGCCGCCGGTGGTCTGGGCCGGTGTGCTGGCCACGGTGCTCGGGGTCTTCGGCTTCGTCCTGCTCACCGCCCGCAGCTCACGCAGCGAGGTGCCGGTCCTGCGCGACATCCTCGTGGTGAGCGCCGTGCTGGCCGTGATCTGCTGCCTGCTGGTGCTGGCCGCCAAGCACGCCCCCGGCCGGTGGCCCACGCTGCTGTGGGCCAGCGCCGGTGCGTGCGCCTTCGGGCTCGCCTCGGCCTACGTGAAGGCGCTGTTCCTGCTGCTGGGGGCGCGTACCCCGCTGACCTCCCCGGCCGTCTGGGGCACCGGCTGCGTGATGCTCGCCGCCTACGTGCTGGGCGCCTGGATGGTCCAGCACGGCTACCTCGCCGGCTCCCCGGAGGTGGTGGTCGGTGCGCTGACCGTCACCGACCCGGTGGTGGCGGTGCTGATCGGGCTGGTGCTCCTGGGCGAGGGCGGCTTCGGCCTCCCGACCGCGCTGGGGATGATCCTCTGCGCCGTGCTGGCCGTCGCCGGGGTCGTCGCGCTGTCCACCCACCACCCCCAGGTCACCGCCCCCGTACCCGACATCACCCACCCACCCGCCCCCTCCCACCCCTCCTCGAACCGGAGCGTCTCGTGA
- a CDS encoding glycosyltransferase family 4 protein — protein sequence MSHRRVTLVSDYSFDTLGGAETALFEQARALASRAEVTVVAPLSARMPELARGSAATVVGVPARVRLPGLGLPLVPNTGAVRDRLRRLLRERGSDVVHLHSEFGLAAAATAVAHELGLPVVQTVHTFFWQTTWPVQRLLAVGAPRFHRALTGLASTTVRLDARPGNSALRNMTLTQAGTVERVLSPSAHQAETLRRAGLPHVDVVPNALGTPVSGARVLERVDGPLTVLWIGRLVPEKRPLSFLRAGLEAVGRLGPGRLRLLVVGDGEQLAEARSLVAGCPDVELLGRQPHARVLELLAQAHLCALTSVGWDNQPMTVVEAVSSLRGVLYCDPALTEGLTSAGILSPAPEDRLADTLVRLVHHPEEVVAASAGAEQDRLEFAPSTFADRAMASYDLARHRL from the coding sequence ATGAGCCACCGTCGGGTGACCCTGGTCTCCGACTACTCCTTCGACACCCTCGGCGGCGCCGAGACCGCCCTCTTCGAGCAGGCCCGGGCGCTCGCGTCGCGGGCGGAGGTGACCGTGGTCGCCCCGCTCAGCGCGCGGATGCCGGAGCTGGCCCGGGGCAGCGCGGCCACGGTGGTCGGTGTGCCGGCCCGGGTCAGGCTGCCGGGGCTCGGTCTGCCGCTCGTGCCCAACACCGGGGCCGTGCGGGATCGGCTGCGCCGGCTGCTGCGGGAGCGGGGGAGCGACGTCGTCCACCTGCACTCGGAGTTCGGGCTGGCGGCCGCGGCCACCGCCGTGGCCCACGAGCTCGGGCTGCCGGTGGTGCAGACCGTGCACACCTTCTTCTGGCAGACCACCTGGCCGGTGCAGCGGCTGCTCGCTGTGGGGGCCCCCCGCTTCCACCGGGCCCTCACCGGGCTGGCGTCGACCACCGTCCGGCTCGACGCGCGCCCCGGCAACTCCGCGCTGCGCAACATGACGCTGACCCAGGCCGGCACCGTCGAGCGGGTGCTGTCCCCGTCGGCGCACCAGGCCGAGACCCTGCGGCGTGCCGGGCTGCCGCACGTCGACGTGGTCCCCAACGCCCTCGGTACCCCCGTCTCCGGGGCCCGCGTGCTGGAGCGGGTCGACGGCCCGCTGACCGTGCTGTGGATCGGTCGGCTGGTGCCGGAGAAGCGGCCGCTGTCCTTCCTGCGGGCCGGGCTGGAGGCCGTCGGTCGACTCGGCCCGGGCCGGCTGCGGCTGCTGGTGGTCGGTGACGGCGAGCAGCTGGCCGAGGCCCGCAGCCTGGTCGCCGGGTGCCCCGACGTCGAGCTGCTGGGCCGTCAGCCGCACGCCCGGGTGCTGGAGCTGCTCGCGCAGGCGCACCTCTGCGCGCTGACCTCGGTCGGCTGGGACAACCAGCCGATGACCGTCGTGGAGGCCGTCAGCAGCCTGCGCGGCGTCCTCTACTGCGACCCCGCCCTCACCGAGGGACTGACCTCGGCGGGCATCCTGTCCCCCGCGCCGGAGGACCGGCTGGCCGACACCCTGGTGCGTCTGGTGCACCACCCGGAGGAGGTCGTGGCCGCCTCGGCCGGGGCCGAGCAGGACCGGCTGGAGTTCGCCCCGTCGACGTTCGCCGACCGGGCGATGGCCAGCTACGACCTGGCCCGCCACCGGCTCTAG
- a CDS encoding L,D-transpeptidase family protein, whose protein sequence is MRVTRSTTAATLALVAALAAGALAGCAPSTSTARPGEVAPSSAPSVPASSTPSPSPSGAEESPSASPSATPSPTPTPTPSPTPTPTPTPTPTAKPVLSPGDTGDQVRELQARLAQLEWFEGKITDSYGDQTKVAVGGFQAKRDLDDTGVVDEKTWSTLTSMTRQPTDDEMHNRLTPGPALFEEGSEGEDVKELQARLKQIGWFSGKVTGYYGAETATGVKGFQEKRAVPTTGEVDQRTLDRLNAMTREPTEAELTNEPPKKEKTSAGNLDSRCMTGRALCISKATNQMAWVVDGEVQSSFAVRFGSELTPTREGAFSVGWKSRDHVSTIYDTPMPYAMFFSGGQAVHYSADFAARGYNGASHGCVNVRDKAGIASLFDQVGVGDKVIVYR, encoded by the coding sequence GTGCGAGTAACACGTTCGACGACGGCAGCGACGCTGGCCCTGGTGGCCGCCCTGGCGGCGGGTGCGCTCGCCGGGTGCGCCCCGAGCACCAGCACCGCCCGCCCCGGCGAGGTGGCTCCCAGCTCCGCCCCGAGCGTGCCGGCCAGCTCGACGCCCTCGCCGAGCCCCAGCGGTGCGGAGGAGTCCCCGTCGGCCAGCCCGAGCGCGACCCCGAGCCCCACCCCGACGCCGACCCCCTCCCCGACCCCGACCCCGACGCCCACCCCCACGCCGACGGCCAAGCCGGTCCTGTCCCCGGGTGACACCGGTGACCAGGTGCGCGAGCTGCAGGCCCGGCTGGCCCAGCTGGAGTGGTTCGAGGGCAAGATCACCGACAGCTACGGCGACCAGACGAAGGTCGCCGTCGGCGGGTTCCAGGCCAAGCGGGACCTCGACGACACCGGCGTGGTGGACGAGAAGACCTGGTCCACGCTCACCTCGATGACGCGCCAGCCCACCGACGACGAGATGCACAACCGCCTCACCCCCGGCCCGGCCCTGTTCGAGGAGGGCTCGGAGGGCGAGGACGTCAAGGAGCTGCAGGCGCGGCTGAAGCAGATCGGCTGGTTCTCCGGCAAGGTGACCGGCTACTACGGCGCCGAGACCGCCACCGGCGTCAAGGGCTTCCAGGAGAAGCGCGCGGTCCCCACCACCGGTGAGGTCGACCAGCGCACCCTCGACCGGCTGAACGCGATGACCCGCGAGCCCACCGAGGCCGAGCTGACCAACGAGCCGCCGAAGAAGGAGAAGACCTCGGCGGGCAACCTGGACTCGCGCTGCATGACCGGCCGGGCCCTCTGCATCTCCAAGGCCACCAACCAGATGGCCTGGGTCGTCGACGGCGAGGTGCAGTCCTCGTTCGCGGTCCGCTTCGGCTCCGAGCTCACCCCCACCCGCGAGGGCGCGTTCAGCGTGGGCTGGAAGTCACGTGACCACGTCTCCACCATCTACGACACCCCGATGCCCTACGCCATGTTCTTCAGCGGGGGGCAGGCGGTCCACTACTCCGCCGACTTCGCCGCCCGCGGCTACAACGGCGCCTCGCACGGCTGCGTCAACGTCCGCGACAAGGCCGGCATCGCCTCGCTGTTCGACCAGGTCGGTGTGGGCGACAAGGTGATCGTCTACCGATGA
- a CDS encoding DUF1707 SHOCT-like domain-containing protein, producing the protein MTISLPPSPHPSSHLPVPPAPPVPAWARQRSWVPVTVRRPGPPPGLRVGDAERSRVCDELSQHFSLGRLDGEELEERLNRAMSARTAGDLARLTRDLPADAPRPHAAPLPVPAQRSSASAVVAVLVLVGSLMTCFLMITASLLISPGWAVGALVGGTVAAAGGVAIGHLWHWWRQ; encoded by the coding sequence ATGACGATCTCGCTGCCCCCGTCGCCGCACCCCTCCAGCCACCTCCCGGTCCCGCCCGCTCCGCCCGTCCCCGCCTGGGCGCGGCAGCGGAGCTGGGTTCCCGTCACCGTGCGCCGCCCCGGCCCGCCGCCCGGGCTCCGCGTCGGCGACGCCGAGCGCAGCCGGGTCTGCGACGAGCTGAGCCAGCACTTCAGCCTGGGCCGGCTGGACGGCGAGGAGCTGGAGGAGCGGCTGAACCGGGCGATGTCGGCCCGCACCGCCGGCGACCTGGCGCGTCTCACCCGCGACCTGCCCGCCGACGCCCCCCGCCCGCACGCCGCTCCCCTGCCGGTGCCCGCGCAGCGCTCGTCGGCCTCCGCCGTGGTCGCGGTCCTGGTGCTGGTGGGGAGCCTGATGACCTGCTTCCTGATGATCACGGCGTCGCTGCTCATCAGCCCCGGGTGGGCCGTCGGGGCGCTGGTCGGGGGCACGGTGGCCGCCGCCGGCGGCGTGGCGATCGGCCACCTGTGGCACTGGTGGCGGCAGTGA
- a CDS encoding NCS2 family permease → MVTTSPRAARPTQPGPQRGALDRYFEITARGSTIGREVRGGLVTFFTMAYILALNPLIIGTKPDGQGNLLGGMPYLGADGQVDGAAVDASIAMVAAATALVAGVMTILMGVVGRFPIGLATGLGLNAFLAVLIAPQMTWPQAMGLVVIEGVIIAVLVLTGFRTAVFKAVPRSLRTGISVGIGLFITLVGLVDGGIVRPGEGTPVQLGIGGSLAGWPVFVFVLGLLLVAVLHVRRVKGAILISILAATVVALVIEAVAKVGPKIGDENPTGWLLNVPSLDGVLSLPDLSLIGQVDVFGAFGSAFDGGFRANLFFGLALLVFALLLADFFDTMGTVVAVGAEGNLLDERGNPPHLTPILLVDSAAAAAGGLGSVSSNTSYIESAAGVGDGARTGLASVVTGAAFLLAMFFAPLISVVPSEAATPALVFVGFLMIAQVAKIDWSDAEEGLPAFLTMVLMPFTYSITVGIGAGVLAYLVLKLARGKGRQVHWLMYLIGAAFVIYFVQGLLGQALGG, encoded by the coding sequence ATGGTCACCACCTCGCCCCGGGCCGCCCGCCCGACCCAGCCCGGCCCGCAGCGCGGAGCCCTCGACCGCTACTTCGAGATCACCGCCCGTGGATCGACCATCGGTCGTGAGGTCCGCGGTGGTCTGGTCACCTTCTTCACGATGGCCTACATCCTGGCCCTCAACCCGCTGATCATCGGCACCAAGCCCGACGGTCAGGGCAACCTCCTGGGCGGCATGCCCTACCTGGGGGCCGACGGGCAGGTGGACGGCGCCGCCGTCGACGCCTCCATCGCCATGGTCGCCGCGGCCACCGCGCTGGTCGCCGGGGTGATGACGATCCTGATGGGCGTGGTCGGCCGCTTCCCGATCGGTCTGGCCACCGGACTCGGGCTCAACGCCTTCCTGGCGGTGCTGATCGCCCCGCAGATGACCTGGCCGCAGGCCATGGGGCTGGTGGTGATCGAGGGCGTCATCATCGCCGTGCTGGTGCTGACCGGCTTCCGCACCGCGGTGTTCAAGGCCGTCCCCCGCTCGCTGCGCACCGGCATCTCGGTGGGCATCGGCCTCTTCATCACCCTGGTCGGTCTGGTCGACGGCGGGATCGTGCGCCCCGGCGAGGGCACCCCGGTCCAGCTCGGCATCGGGGGCTCGCTGGCTGGCTGGCCGGTCTTCGTCTTCGTCCTCGGCCTGCTGCTGGTCGCCGTGCTGCACGTGCGCCGGGTCAAGGGCGCCATCCTGATCTCGATCCTGGCCGCCACCGTCGTCGCCCTGGTGATCGAGGCCGTCGCGAAGGTGGGGCCGAAGATCGGGGACGAGAACCCGACCGGCTGGCTGCTCAACGTGCCGAGCCTGGACGGCGTGCTGTCCCTGCCCGACCTGTCGCTGATCGGGCAGGTCGACGTCTTCGGGGCCTTCGGCAGCGCCTTCGACGGCGGTTTCCGCGCCAACCTGTTCTTCGGCCTGGCGCTGCTGGTCTTCGCGCTGCTGCTGGCCGACTTCTTCGACACCATGGGCACCGTGGTGGCCGTCGGTGCCGAGGGGAACCTGCTGGACGAGCGGGGCAACCCGCCGCACCTGACCCCGATCCTGCTGGTGGACTCCGCCGCCGCGGCCGCCGGTGGTCTGGGTTCGGTGTCCTCCAACACCTCCTACATCGAGTCCGCCGCCGGCGTCGGTGACGGCGCCCGCACCGGTCTGGCCTCCGTGGTGACGGGGGCGGCGTTCCTGCTCGCGATGTTCTTCGCGCCGCTGATCAGCGTCGTGCCGTCGGAGGCGGCCACCCCGGCCCTGGTGTTCGTCGGGTTCCTGATGATCGCCCAGGTGGCCAAGATCGACTGGAGCGACGCCGAGGAGGGGCTGCCGGCCTTCCTGACCATGGTCCTGATGCCCTTCACGTACTCGATCACCGTGGGCATCGGCGCCGGCGTGCTGGCCTACCTCGTGCTCAAGCTGGCCCGCGGGAAGGGGCGGCAGGTGCACTGGCTGATGTACCTGATCGGGGCGGCCTTCGTCATCTACTTCGTGCAGGGGCTGCTGGGCCAGGCGCTGGGCGGCTGA
- a CDS encoding TetR/AcrR family transcriptional regulator encodes MSVQRRRERERADRERLILSTARELAEQQGWDAVTTRRLAERIEYSQPVLYSHFRGKREIIGAVALQGATELAAALRSAASVADGPRARVTALGRAYLDFAAANPAVYDAMFQLDGGLAFASADTPEPLQDAFAALLESLGEVAGEGVHPGLFTEVFWAALHGLATLTRAGRLPPEDAERRTELLVDRLAVL; translated from the coding sequence ATGTCCGTCCAGCGACGCCGCGAGCGCGAACGCGCCGACCGTGAGCGGCTCATCCTCTCCACGGCCCGCGAGCTGGCGGAGCAGCAGGGCTGGGACGCGGTCACCACCCGCCGGCTCGCGGAGCGGATCGAGTACAGCCAGCCCGTCCTGTACAGCCACTTCCGCGGCAAGCGCGAGATCATCGGCGCCGTCGCCCTCCAGGGTGCGACCGAGCTGGCCGCAGCGCTGCGCTCCGCGGCGTCCGTCGCGGACGGCCCGCGCGCCCGGGTCACCGCGCTGGGTCGTGCCTACCTCGACTTCGCCGCCGCCAACCCCGCGGTCTACGACGCCATGTTCCAGCTCGACGGCGGCCTGGCGTTCGCGAGCGCCGACACCCCCGAGCCCCTGCAGGACGCCTTCGCGGCCCTGCTGGAGAGCCTCGGGGAGGTGGCCGGGGAGGGCGTCCACCCCGGGCTGTTCACCGAGGTGTTCTGGGCGGCCCTGCACGGGCTGGCGACCCTGACCAGGGCAGGACGGCTGCCTCCCGAGGACGCCGAGCGGCGGACGGAGTTGCTGGTCGACCGGCTCGCCGTGCTCTGA
- a CDS encoding DUF1772 domain-containing protein, whose product MLVALEVLTTVVVGVMVGVELSVAVVINRILDALPDDSGLSGRAHGGRMLGAVMPVWYITSLVLVVVWAVAGWQQGAGLVVTAGALLLLSVVMSVLLLVPINNRTRTWTPANRPVDWKQQLNRWDRFHHLRVAVIVAAFTLLVVALA is encoded by the coding sequence ATGCTCGTCGCACTCGAGGTGCTCACCACCGTGGTCGTCGGCGTGATGGTGGGCGTGGAGCTCTCCGTCGCCGTCGTCATCAACCGGATCCTCGACGCCCTCCCCGATGACTCCGGCCTCAGCGGTCGGGCGCACGGGGGCCGGATGCTCGGCGCGGTGATGCCGGTCTGGTACATCACCTCCCTCGTCCTCGTCGTGGTCTGGGCCGTCGCCGGGTGGCAGCAGGGCGCCGGCCTGGTTGTCACCGCCGGCGCGCTGCTGCTCCTCAGCGTGGTCATGTCGGTCCTGCTGCTCGTCCCGATCAACAACCGGACCAGGACGTGGACCCCGGCGAACCGGCCCGTCGACTGGAAGCAGCAGCTGAACCGCTGGGACCGCTTCCACCACCTCCGCGTCGCCGTGATCGTCGCCGCCTTCACCTTGCTGGTGGTCGCCCTCGCCTGA
- a CDS encoding glycerate kinase, whose protein sequence is MRVLVAPDKFKGSLTAREAGEAMAAGVRAALPDAEVTVLPIADGGEGTLEVALAAGAQLERTVVRGPLAERVVAEWALFDDGRAVLETARASGLALLSPTPTTAATAHSFGSGELVRAAMDAGATEVVVGIGGSAMTDGGSGALRALGARVLDADGREVPLGGSGLLEAASLDLSGLEPRLGHIRISFACDVDSPLTGPEGAAVVFGPQKGADPALVAQLDAALVRWAALLATTTGVDVVVPGSGAAGGLPAAFLACADVRLRNGFDLVADLLGLPDAVAGADLVLTGEGSLDAQSLRGKGPIGVADLAHGQGIDVLAVAGVVTADPLALAGHGVVGSAACADLAPDVRSSLAEAARWTREAAELVVRRWVADRSSPAVGNSGTR, encoded by the coding sequence ATGCGGGTACTGGTGGCACCGGACAAGTTCAAGGGCTCCCTCACCGCCCGCGAGGCAGGCGAGGCGATGGCCGCCGGGGTGCGGGCGGCGCTGCCCGACGCCGAGGTCACCGTGCTGCCGATCGCCGACGGGGGAGAGGGCACCCTCGAGGTCGCCCTGGCCGCCGGCGCCCAGCTGGAGCGCACCGTCGTCCGCGGACCCCTCGCGGAGCGGGTGGTGGCCGAGTGGGCGCTCTTCGACGACGGCCGGGCCGTGCTGGAGACCGCCCGCGCCAGCGGGCTGGCCCTGCTCAGCCCCACCCCGACCACGGCCGCGACGGCCCACAGCTTCGGCTCCGGGGAGCTGGTGCGGGCCGCGATGGACGCGGGTGCCACCGAGGTCGTGGTGGGCATCGGCGGGTCGGCGATGACCGACGGCGGGTCGGGCGCGCTGCGGGCGCTGGGCGCCCGGGTCCTGGACGCCGACGGCCGGGAGGTCCCGCTCGGCGGGTCGGGCCTGCTGGAGGCCGCCTCCCTCGACCTGAGCGGTCTCGAGCCCCGCCTGGGCCACATCCGGATCTCCTTCGCCTGCGACGTGGACAGCCCGCTCACCGGACCCGAGGGTGCCGCGGTGGTCTTCGGCCCGCAGAAGGGTGCGGACCCCGCCCTGGTCGCCCAGCTCGACGCCGCGCTGGTGCGCTGGGCCGCGCTGCTGGCCACGACCACCGGCGTCGACGTCGTGGTGCCCGGCTCGGGAGCGGCCGGCGGGCTGCCGGCAGCCTTCCTGGCCTGTGCCGACGTGCGGCTCCGCAACGGCTTCGACCTCGTCGCCGACCTGCTGGGCCTGCCCGACGCGGTGGCCGGGGCCGACCTGGTGCTGACCGGGGAGGGGTCCCTGGACGCCCAGTCGCTACGGGGCAAGGGCCCCATCGGCGTGGCCGACCTGGCTCACGGGCAGGGGATCGACGTCCTCGCGGTGGCCGGGGTGGTCACGGCCGACCCGCTGGCGCTGGCCGGGCACGGGGTCGTCGGCTCGGCCGCCTGCGCCGACCTGGCCCCCGACGTCCGCTCGTCCCTGGCCGAGGCCGCCCGCTGGACCCGCGAGGCCGCCGAGCTGGTGGTCCGCCGCTGGGTCGCCGACCGGTCGTCCCCGGCGGTGGGGAACTCAGGCACCCGCTGA
- a CDS encoding class I SAM-dependent methyltransferase, whose amino-acid sequence MTPTPTVGRAAFVAARARAVRGLRGRVLEIGAGRGANFADLGPGVEWLGLESAAGPRRRLAVNARRHGHLAPPIAASAESVPLPASSVDGVLGTTVLCSVRDPAAVLDEVARVLVPGGRLVLAEHVAAPPGSGVRALQQAVRPWTRLLDHGCDPTRDTAAAVARSPLRLETVTWFLVPVLGRLGVPFVVIEASAPR is encoded by the coding sequence GTGACCCCCACGCCCACGGTCGGGCGGGCCGCCTTCGTCGCGGCCCGCGCCCGAGCCGTCCGCGGGCTGCGGGGACGGGTGCTGGAGATCGGTGCGGGGCGCGGGGCCAACTTCGCCGACCTCGGCCCCGGGGTCGAGTGGCTCGGTCTGGAGTCCGCCGCAGGACCCCGGCGTCGGCTGGCCGTGAACGCCCGACGGCACGGGCACCTGGCACCCCCGATCGCGGCGTCCGCGGAGTCCGTCCCGTTGCCGGCGTCGAGCGTCGACGGCGTGCTGGGGACCACCGTGCTGTGCAGCGTCCGCGACCCGGCCGCCGTCCTGGACGAGGTCGCCCGGGTCCTCGTCCCCGGTGGCCGGCTGGTGCTGGCCGAGCACGTCGCCGCACCGCCTGGCAGTGGTGTCCGGGCCCTCCAGCAGGCGGTCCGCCCGTGGACCCGCCTGCTGGACCACGGCTGCGACCCCACCCGCGACACCGCGGCGGCCGTCGCGCGGAGTCCCCTGCGGCTGGAGACCGTCACCTGGTTCCTGGTGCCCGTGCTCGGACGGCTCGGCGTCCCCTTCGTCGTGATCGAGGCCAGCGCGCCGCGGTAG